The Paenibacillus yonginensis genome segment GTGCCGGTTTGCACGGTAATTACGGATTATACGCTCCATGGACGATGGATTCATCCGGATATGAGCCGCTATTATGTGGCGACGGACGAATTGAAATACGATATGCAGAAGAAAGCTTGTGCTTCGCCGCAGCAGATTCTGGTGACCGGAATACCGGTCCGCAAAGGTTTTGTCACGCAGAGCAAGTGCGCCCGGGAAGCCCGTAATCAGGAACAGGAACAGGGCGTTATTGCGGACGATCGCAGCCAAAGCAAAAAACAGGTAATGCTCACCGCCGGTTCCTTCGGCGTGCCGCAGCAGATGGAGGAGATCGTGAGGCGGCTGCTGGAGGCAGGAAACTGCCGGCTTGCCATCGTCTGCGGCCGCAATGAACGATTATATGCGAAGTGGTCCGTGATGTTTGGAGGCAACCCAGAAGTGGAAATTTTTGGCTTTGTGCCGCATGTTCACGAAATTATGGCGAAGGCCTCCTGTCTGGTTACCAAAGCCGGTGGGGTTACTTTATCGGAAGCGCTTGCTTTGCGAGTGCCTGTGTTTATCTATAAACCTTTTGCAGGGCAGGAGAAAGAAAATGCGGTATATTTCGCCGGAAAAGGCGCAGCCAGAATCGCGGAAAGCGCTCCGGAGTTAAGCCGGCAAATCAGTCGTTTGCTGGATAATCCCGCAGAAGAAGCGGACATTCGTAGACGAATGTCCGAGCTCTACAAGGGCGGAGCAGCGGAAAGGATTGTCAGCGATATGCTGGAGCTGCTGCAAAGCGGGCTGCGGGTAACGGTTTAATAAAAGGTCCAGGTTAGGGCCGATAGCCGGGGGAATTCATGGACAACAATAGGAACGGCAAAGTGGGCATGACAGGCGTGAAATGGATATCGGCTTTCAGTCTGCTGCTGATTCTTGCCGCCATCGTTTATGTAGCTTATTTAATCAAAACCGGACAATACGCCAAAGTCATGAATTCCGTACAGCAACTGGGGATTTTAGGGATTGTCGCCGGGGTTTTCATCCAGGCGGTGCTCAATATGCTGCCGGTTCCCGGTGAATTTTCCGCTTTGCTGCTGCTGGAGGTGTACGGACCCGTATGGGGAGGCGTTTATGCCTGGATCGGCGGAATCGTAGGTTCCATAGGCGGCTTTTATCTGACCCGCTGGGTGGCTAAACCCCATGTCGGAGCCGTAAAACCGGCGCTCGACAAGATGGAGGAGTGGCTGAACCGGTATGGGGACTTGGGGCTGCTGATGATCCGGTTTGTGCCGTTTGTCCCTTATCATATCGTCAATTATGCGGCGGGGCTTTTGAAAGTGGGATTATGGGGGTTCGCATGGACGACAGCCGTAGGGATTCTACCCTATTCCATAGCGATGAGCTGCCTCTATGCGGGGATGCGGAACAGCCCCTGGGTGTGGGCTTTTGTGCTTGGCATCGGCATTGCCGCGGCGGTCTGGCTGTTTTTTTCCCGGAGAAAAAATGTCGTGCTTGACCGCAAATGAGGTTGCCTTAATCAGCTAAAAAAGCAGCTTCCCGTCCTTGACGGAAAAGCTGCTTTTATTGTTGCTCCTTCGTATCTTAAACTCTGCTGCTCGTACTGAACCGCCAGGAGCCTGATTCCATCCATTCGATAAAATGGTCGGTGACCGTCTTCAAATATTGTTTGGTAGGTTCGTGGATCAATTCGCCATGCTCGTTGAATTTCTCGTGGGCTGTGCCGATATAAACTTCATTGCCCGGGTAGAACGGGGAAGCGATGCTGGGCGAAAACAATATTTCCCGCAGATGGAGCTGGGCGCGCACGCTGCCCAGAAACCCCATGGAGGATCCGAGAATCCAGGAAGGTTTGCCTTTCATGACTTTGTCTACGCGCGACAGCCAGTCTATCGCGTTTTTGGTGACGCCTGGAATGGAGTAGTTGTACTCGGGTGTGATCCACAAAACCGCATCGGCCATGCTGACTTTATGTTTAAAGATTTTAACGCTTTCCGGCGGGTCCAGCTCGATATCCTGATTATAAAAAGGCAGCTCATGAATCTTTAAAATTTCTATGTCAAGCTTGTGTTTAAATTGTTCCTGCATGTAACGTGCTAGTCTCATATTAAAGGAATCCTTCCGCAGACTTCCTACAATGGCCGCGATTTTCAAAAGAGGCTCCTCCTTTTCCTAAAGTATAAATATGTAATAGGACTAATAACTCTCCTGTTTAAATAATAGCACTAATGAACCGGTTTTAACCAGTCATATTAAGCATTTGCACATTTAGGAAAAATAAAAAAAACTGCAACAATCCAAAAGCATCCTGCTACAAAAGGTCACATCTATACAAGAACCCGGATAAGAAACAACCTTTATGGAAGTCCGCCGCTGTCTATTTTTGCTATTTGGCGCCCTGCGCTAAACGCGGAACCGTTTTGTCCCTTTGAATATTTGGGTATAAAATCCACTGAGGGAGAGAATCTACATAAGAACGTGGAGATTTCTTTAGCGGAAATCGAGGGGAAGGCAACCTTTTTGAACCCTATGTCGTTATATATATATATCCTGTACAAAGCGATCCAAAGAGAAAGACGGTCGCCAAGGATTAAAATTTGAACAACTGGAGTGGACAATCATGATGAAATCGATGAAATTTGCGGCGGGAGCCGTTTTCCTTTCTGCTGTATTTGCCTTAACGGCATGCAGTTCCCATTCTTCCAACGAAGCTCAAACAGCAAGCCCGGCACCGTCAGGGACGGAAATGGCCTCCGGAGCCCCTTCGGACGCCGGTGCGGGGGCATCCGTAACCCCGCCGGCAGGCGCTAATGAAGGCACCGAGCCTTCTGCACCGCCAGAACAGCCGTCCTCCACCGAAGATCAGATCAAGCAGCTGCTGGAGCTTGCGAAAAAAGGGGAAGCGCCCGGCATTCCGTTTGCCGCACATGACTCACTGATTGACGATGTAACCCAGGCCTGGGGCAAAGCCGACAAGGAGGATTCGGCAGGCAGCGGCTTTTACGCGACTTATGCGAAGAAAAATGCGGTGTTTGGATACA includes the following:
- a CDS encoding YjgB family protein; translated protein: MMKSMKFAAGAVFLSAVFALTACSSHSSNEAQTASPAPSGTEMASGAPSDAGAGASVTPPAGANEGTEPSAPPEQPSSTEDQIKQLLELAKKGEAPGIPFAAHDSLIDDVTQAWGKADKEDSAGSGFYATYAKKNAVFGYNKGSQLFDVRSSSPELQKLTLEEIESALGKPVSIKKNGADTIYIYTASDQFQLKFIIPASTGKVDHISVFSPKDSVNNMAG
- a CDS encoding MGDG synthase family glycosyltransferase; translation: MILTAGYGEGHHQVSRALEQELSARGIEDVLIVDLMKEAHPLLNSVSKKLYLKNSLTSQYGLDLYGWSYYWTRGTRPGSSLGRYFNSIGKRKLKALLRQVSPDIILNTFPFGGAVEAGSELGVPVCTVITDYTLHGRWIHPDMSRYYVATDELKYDMQKKACASPQQILVTGIPVRKGFVTQSKCAREARNQEQEQGVIADDRSQSKKQVMLTAGSFGVPQQMEEIVRRLLEAGNCRLAIVCGRNERLYAKWSVMFGGNPEVEIFGFVPHVHEIMAKASCLVTKAGGVTLSEALALRVPVFIYKPFAGQEKENAVYFAGKGAARIAESAPELSRQISRLLDNPAEEADIRRRMSELYKGGAAERIVSDMLELLQSGLRVTV
- a CDS encoding TVP38/TMEM64 family protein, producing MDNNRNGKVGMTGVKWISAFSLLLILAAIVYVAYLIKTGQYAKVMNSVQQLGILGIVAGVFIQAVLNMLPVPGEFSALLLLEVYGPVWGGVYAWIGGIVGSIGGFYLTRWVAKPHVGAVKPALDKMEEWLNRYGDLGLLMIRFVPFVPYHIVNYAAGLLKVGLWGFAWTTAVGILPYSIAMSCLYAGMRNSPWVWAFVLGIGIAAAVWLFFSRRKNVVLDRK
- a CDS encoding NADPH-dependent FMN reductase translates to MKIAAIVGSLRKDSFNMRLARYMQEQFKHKLDIEILKIHELPFYNQDIELDPPESVKIFKHKVSMADAVLWITPEYNYSIPGVTKNAIDWLSRVDKVMKGKPSWILGSSMGFLGSVRAQLHLREILFSPSIASPFYPGNEVYIGTAHEKFNEHGELIHEPTKQYLKTVTDHFIEWMESGSWRFSTSSRV